A genomic window from Desulfatiglans sp. includes:
- a CDS encoding class I SAM-dependent methyltransferase — MTLVDLLHSDTSYPDGALVLEAGCGVGAQTITLAKNNPRASIISVDISDISVKQAEQKVRDAGFNNVQFRQGDIFNLPFAAQTFDHVFVCFVLEHLNDPVLALKKLKTYLKPGGTITVIEGDHGSTYFYPDSEAAHSAINCQVELQARAGGNALIGRALYPLLTSAGYNSVRVSPRMVYVDASKPELVDGFTRKTFTAMIEGVRQPAISNNILDPDTFDKGIRDLYRTTEADGTFCYTFFKAVGLV, encoded by the coding sequence ATGACACTTGTTGATCTGCTCCATTCTGATACATCATACCCTGATGGCGCTCTTGTACTTGAGGCAGGGTGCGGTGTGGGGGCACAGACAATCACACTTGCAAAAAATAACCCCAGGGCGTCGATAATATCTGTGGATATCTCTGATATTTCAGTAAAGCAGGCAGAACAGAAGGTGCGTGATGCAGGGTTTAACAATGTACAATTCAGGCAGGGTGATATCTTCAACCTGCCTTTTGCGGCCCAAACATTTGACCATGTCTTTGTCTGCTTTGTGCTTGAGCATTTGAACGACCCTGTCTTAGCACTGAAGAAACTTAAGACATATCTTAAGCCCGGTGGCACCATCACGGTTATTGAGGGTGATCATGGCTCCACCTATTTTTATCCTGACAGCGAGGCTGCACATTCTGCTATCAACTGCCAGGTAGAATTACAGGCACGTGCAGGCGGAAATGCCCTTATAGGAAGGGCACTTTATCCTCTCCTTACATCCGCAGGGTACAACTCTGTCAGGGTATCGCCAAGGATGGTATATGTAGATGCGAGCAAACCTGAGCTTGTTGATGGCTTCACCAGAAAGACATTTACCGCTATGATAGAGGGTGTGCGCCAGCCTGCTATCAGTAATAATATTTTAGACCCTGACACATTTGATAAGGGTATAAGAGACCTGTATCGCACAACAGAGGCTGACGGTACCTTCTGTTACACCTTTTTCAAGGCTGTCGGCTTGGTGTAG
- a CDS encoding ShlB/FhaC/HecB family hemolysin secretion/activation protein: MAQPDAGTLLKEQRQAAPAIPDRFPEKEVIKEAEAPSSDTGVKIPVREIKFTGDYSKMATEAELYELVREKIGKELTFFELKQITLYITNYLREKKGFLLARAFLPEQDVTDGIIEIQIIAGHISGMANINVREPARVRKEILQGIADHAIPEESATRMDKIERAVLLINDLPGIKAQASLEPGATPGSTSLKINASEDRLIQGLLSADNHGDRYTGYIRGAGQIFANDSFGQGDQIAISYVGAEDMIHGIASYALPIGYSGLKENISYSYLHYELGEELKPLNAKGEAQVIGSNLSYPVVRSRRASLWLELGFEYLDLWDEANSIKTRDRELAVGSLNLRGNFFDRFKGGGLTIAEMTFYGGNADLSGVASNRMADAAGPGTHGGFSRLTYSMARLQRMTQAVALFVSMRGQLASGNLDSSQKFILGGPYGVRAYPSGEGAGDEGHMGTVEIRYDLPPIPYLKSTQLVGFYDAGWTKLNHDPWPGAITNTTGKNDYLLSSGGIGLNIQYPGIYSLRATYAHKVGSNDGRNIQGKNADNRAHSGRFWVQMVLWF, from the coding sequence ATGGCCCAGCCTGACGCTGGAACCCTTCTTAAGGAGCAAAGGCAGGCTGCCCCTGCCATTCCTGACCGTTTCCCGGAAAAGGAGGTCATCAAAGAGGCTGAAGCTCCCTCTTCTGACACAGGTGTCAAAATTCCCGTCAGGGAGATCAAATTCACAGGTGATTACAGTAAAATGGCCACAGAGGCTGAACTATATGAACTTGTGAGAGAAAAGATAGGTAAAGAGCTAACATTTTTTGAGCTTAAGCAGATTACCCTCTATATTACAAACTATCTGCGTGAAAAAAAGGGGTTTCTACTCGCCCGTGCATTTCTACCTGAGCAGGATGTTACAGATGGTATTATTGAGATACAGATTATTGCGGGGCATATTTCAGGCATGGCAAATATAAATGTCAGGGAACCTGCAAGGGTCAGAAAAGAGATTCTGCAGGGAATAGCTGACCATGCAATCCCTGAAGAGAGCGCAACACGCATGGACAAAATAGAGCGGGCCGTACTCCTTATTAATGACCTTCCAGGTATAAAGGCACAGGCATCTCTTGAACCTGGGGCAACACCGGGTTCAACCTCTTTAAAAATAAACGCATCAGAAGATCGCCTTATTCAGGGTCTTCTTTCTGCGGACAATCACGGCGACCGCTATACAGGTTACATTCGCGGGGCAGGGCAGATATTTGCCAATGATTCGTTCGGCCAGGGTGATCAGATAGCCATTTCATATGTTGGGGCTGAAGATATGATTCATGGAATCGCCTCCTATGCACTGCCCATTGGCTACAGCGGGTTAAAGGAAAACATCTCCTATTCTTATCTCCATTATGAACTTGGAGAAGAGCTGAAACCGCTTAATGCAAAAGGGGAGGCACAGGTTATTGGTTCAAACCTTTCATACCCTGTTGTCCGATCACGCAGGGCAAGCCTGTGGCTGGAACTCGGTTTTGAATATCTTGATTTATGGGATGAGGCAAACAGTATCAAAACAAGGGATCGTGAACTGGCTGTTGGGAGCCTTAACCTTAGAGGTAATTTTTTTGACCGGTTTAAAGGGGGCGGGCTTACCATTGCAGAAATGACCTTTTATGGAGGAAATGCTGATCTGTCAGGGGTTGCCTCAAACAGGATGGCGGATGCAGCAGGCCCCGGCACACATGGAGGTTTTTCACGCCTTACCTATTCAATGGCCAGGCTTCAGAGAATGACCCAGGCAGTGGCCCTGTTTGTCTCCATGCGGGGGCAGTTGGCATCAGGCAATCTTGATTCATCACAGAAATTCATACTTGGCGGCCCCTATGGTGTTCGTGCATATCCATCAGGAGAGGGGGCCGGTGATGAAGGTCATATGGGTACAGTAGAGATCAGGTATGACCTTCCACCTATCCCTTATCTAAAATCAACACAGCTTGTAGGTTTTTATGACGCTGGCTGGACTAAGCTTAACCATGACCCCTGGCCCGGAGCAATAACCAATACAACTGGAAAAAATGACTATCTGCTTTCCAGCGGCGGGATCGGTTTAAATATTCAGTACCCGGGTATTTACAGCCTGAGGGCAACCTACGCCCATAAGGTCGGCTCCAATGATGGAAGAAACATTCAGGGCAAGAATGCTGATAACCGCGCCCACAGCGGCCGGTTCTGGGTTCAGATGGTATTGTGGTTTTAA
- a CDS encoding filamentous hemagglutinin N-terminal domain-containing protein, whose protein sequence is MNKIYQLVWSKTKKMWISVSEMAASGWFRRPLVSGSILLIALLTAGGSLWAIDPGELPSGGYVTSGQADISQNGSSMTVNQYTDKMSAEWDTFNIGQDASVDFMQPGSSSVALNRIHDQNPSQIFGRLSSNGQVFLLNPSGIYFGPTARVDVGGLVASSLNISDEDFLKGKYSFESSGDAGAIRNDGNISALNGGYLAFIAPEIKNTGLISADKGSALFAAGDRVNLDFAGDGLVTFTVDKGAIDAQIENRGLIQAKGGTVIMTAKAADDLTGSVINNSGIVEAQGVTEQGGRIFLFAEGGQATISGALNASSDAGAGGNITVTGERVLVESGAHLNASGITGGGDVLVGGSWQGSDPTIHQAEGTVIEQGALLEANATDKGDGGTVVAWSDVLNPNSVTRAYGAFEAKGGPNGGNGGRIETSGHWLDVAGVKADASAANGKNGEWLLDPWNIIIGGSISGTAYSSTFVPGADSTILATDIAVSLQGGTDVTITTGTTGSSIGDITVSNAITKASGDTNVTLTLNAANSIVVDQAISNTGGTGKLNLVLDADNNNGVGDGAGIIILNSDINTNGGNLSFGTGRTATIGGVSTLVGGDVFVGGSAPQTISTNGGAVDIRGEMLIANTNGLSVNSSGGNIRFYGLLNSANSYTGVTYSGTWSNALSNSQSGAGNAVGSTYLATITSRLENSIASRAVNYQESWLGARRVTGIGTDNQWRWVTGPEGTANSGAGTTFFIQTGNGIGNVISGYFSNWSSSEPNNYVSGAGNTDYALEYESVLQFTGTQGQWNDLTGGPSYTINTPQTLSYYVKETNQAASPLTINAGAGTVTFSGAVGTSKALASLDVTSTSGIAINGGAVTTEGLQTYNGNVTLGSASTTLTQTNANVDFTLATGKSITNATGADADLTIKTTRSIIMESGSLISSSSGRLNTIMWSDSDGSDSGHIYFAGTNSISTNGGGIWMGGGSGTAQWTPYEGAGLLTVGNGYAVSDGTYIGGEWSYRGGIEMSNATNLTSSGGNINLYGKGYDAPSNFAAGVYFRGGTIDAGTGKIVIDGISRGSGEGLNSQAVSMAAAVNIKSTNAGADAITITGDASSAVSPDSAAIGINMPINGTIQSTGGGGITLIGKGGTAPYSPGFQMNNANVLANSGPINFTGVVTNTSDQKSFYGGDSFTIGYKAGTDVTASTSDITLTGDTADLGGSFALSSAGKLLIQPYTALNTIGIAGGTGTLSLPASYFSTNFTNGFSSITIGSANAGNINIGNTALTYNDPLTLKTAGNITTNSEATVTGGMDQTAHLTLWADADANNDGYIFLYDGSAIDTNGGDIVMAGGADGNSDGRPDGFATSATSDISGVSIGRLNGAATAGTTILSDGGDIFIKGKSSGGGVGMGINYSHSGVLDAGSGTLTMIGESSSYNAIELSAWIAGVAEGSYLDINANTISMSGISSASGRSGLNSSQLNNRYTRITSGPGGISFYGENTADTSKGISVSLNASTSGGDITMVSPNNVELYTGSNNKSINAGTGDISITANTLSIQNGTTLSGNGTLAIEPYTAGRAINIGTTGANTLDIASSYFFTNFTNGFSDITIGNATSGATTVGSATTFNDNITLINNSNIAINGAVTANENLTLTGNGAVSQTAALNIIGNTAITAGSANNITLSNVGNNFNGAVSVTSGNNVSIIDSNTMTLSSINVDGEIDIATLTGDLSLTSVVTTTNATADAISLNAGKNTAAGTSTGGNILISGGSINFGAGGTAKLYSGDVSDSTGLAALVGSGSGRFRYNADETTDFSSGGWTALNTGLNAIYREQPIITVTPSSGQTVTYGSGPGSVYTHSGYLNGDSSTSTSGTVTWTLSGTLSTAGYATVGTHDIIYSSGLTNSLGYGFSDNAGSTDELTVNQRSITISGITATNKVYDANTTATVDTTGAAGWLAGDTVTVSASGLFDNKNVGTGKTVNLTSSYGGGDLGNYSITDQATTTANITQRLITISGITAANKVYDANTTATVDTTSAAGWLAGDAVTVSASGLFENKDVGTGKTVNLTSSYGGADAGNYSITNQATTTADITQRAITISGITATNKVYDTNTTATVDTTGAAGWIVGDTVTVSASGLFDNKNVGTGKTVTLTSSYGGTDLGNYSITNQATTTADITQRPINISGITAANKVYDANRTATVDTTGATGWLAGDTVTVSASGLFDNKNVGTGKTVTLTSTYGGADSGNYSITDQATTTANITQRAITISGITAENKVYDANRTATVDTTGAAGWLAGDTVTVSASGLFDNKDVGAGKTINLTSSYGGADTGNYSITDQATTTANITQRAINISGITAANKVYDANTTATVDTTSAAGWLAGDTVTVSASGLFDNKDVGAGKTINLTSSYGGADAGNYSITDQATTTANITQRAINISGITAANKVYDANTTATVDTTGASGWLAGDTVTVSASGLFDNKNVGTGKTVTLTSSYGGTDLGNYSITDQATTTANITQKSLTATYTGIDKVYDGTTNAQVAAYSADVIAGDIVNFIQSAAFTDKDAGIGKTIDVTDINLSGIDSANYNLQNTTSTTTANIAPALLTVTASDDTRVFNNVTYSGGNGVTYTGFVNNETNAILNGILEYGGTSQGAVNPGLYDIEPFGLTSNNYDINFLSGQLAIISETNVEIDMVSRDRQNGINSTGQDHASISGGSFTSLLGPGAGSSAMAGYAGFEVMSLNITETGAFSLSSESGSTIISFMPGPEGGSIMNSGGASSGEIKTIINSMPVFEQIGPADPVWINNYTISKDNQALSAAPNNSVEMEVLTRYRMPEKQYPFTLNLQDGMSVQYTAGITDEGYMVISFSSSHGGVDIEKIILMGIAVVEKEIKEKSDNIRGVVIVKRPHAI, encoded by the coding sequence ATGAATAAAATATATCAACTTGTGTGGTCAAAAACAAAGAAGATGTGGATTTCAGTTTCTGAGATGGCGGCATCCGGATGGTTCCGACGTCCATTGGTGTCGGGCTCAATTCTCCTCATTGCACTTCTCACAGCAGGAGGCAGTTTATGGGCCATTGATCCGGGAGAATTGCCCTCTGGTGGATATGTTACATCAGGTCAGGCAGATATTTCCCAAAACGGAAGTTCAATGACTGTAAACCAGTATACAGATAAAATGAGCGCTGAATGGGACACATTCAATATAGGCCAGGATGCCTCCGTTGATTTTATGCAGCCCGGCTCATCCAGTGTTGCGCTTAACCGTATTCATGACCAGAACCCCTCGCAGATTTTTGGAAGACTGAGCTCAAACGGTCAGGTTTTTCTTCTTAACCCTTCAGGCATATATTTCGGCCCCACAGCCCGGGTGGATGTGGGTGGCCTTGTTGCCTCTTCGCTGAATATCTCTGATGAGGATTTTCTTAAGGGAAAATATAGTTTTGAGAGCAGCGGAGATGCAGGCGCAATACGAAATGATGGCAATATCAGCGCCTTAAATGGCGGCTACCTGGCATTTATTGCCCCTGAAATAAAAAACACCGGCCTTATTTCTGCTGATAAAGGCTCTGCCCTTTTTGCTGCCGGTGACAGGGTGAATCTTGACTTTGCAGGTGACGGCCTTGTTACATTTACAGTTGATAAGGGCGCTATAGATGCGCAGATAGAAAATAGAGGGCTGATTCAAGCAAAGGGCGGCACAGTTATAATGACTGCAAAGGCGGCTGATGATCTTACAGGGTCAGTTATTAACAATAGTGGTATTGTAGAAGCTCAAGGGGTAACTGAACAGGGCGGAAGGATATTTCTTTTTGCAGAGGGTGGTCAGGCCACAATATCAGGCGCACTTAATGCATCATCTGATGCAGGGGCAGGCGGAAATATAACAGTTACCGGAGAGAGGGTGCTTGTTGAATCAGGCGCGCACCTTAATGCATCTGGCATAACCGGCGGTGGTGATGTGCTTGTAGGCGGCAGTTGGCAGGGGAGCGATCCAACTATTCATCAGGCAGAGGGCACAGTTATTGAGCAGGGGGCCTTGCTTGAGGCCAATGCAACAGATAAGGGTGATGGCGGAACAGTGGTTGCATGGTCGGATGTACTTAACCCGAATTCTGTCACCCGCGCCTATGGCGCATTTGAGGCCAAGGGTGGCCCAAACGGCGGCAATGGCGGGCGGATAGAAACATCAGGGCACTGGCTGGATGTGGCAGGAGTAAAGGCTGATGCATCAGCCGCGAATGGCAAAAATGGCGAGTGGCTGCTTGATCCATGGAATATCATTATCGGTGGATCAATCAGCGGAACCGCCTACAGCAGCACCTTTGTTCCTGGTGCCGATTCAACTATTCTGGCCACAGATATAGCGGTTTCATTACAGGGCGGGACAGATGTTACCATCACCACAGGAACTACAGGGAGCAGCATTGGCGATATCACTGTCAGTAATGCCATCACAAAAGCCAGCGGTGATACGAACGTAACGCTGACTCTTAACGCAGCCAATTCAATTGTGGTTGATCAGGCAATCAGCAACACCGGAGGCACTGGTAAACTGAATTTGGTGCTAGATGCTGACAACAACAATGGTGTTGGTGATGGAGCAGGTATTATAATATTAAACTCTGATATCAATACAAATGGTGGCAACCTGAGCTTCGGTACCGGCCGCACAGCCACCATAGGTGGCGTTTCCACCCTGGTGGGTGGTGATGTCTTTGTCGGCGGCAGCGCTCCCCAGACAATCTCTACTAATGGTGGCGCTGTTGATATCAGGGGAGAGATGCTCATCGCCAACACCAATGGCCTGTCAGTTAACTCCAGTGGCGGTAATATCCGTTTCTATGGGCTGCTCAACTCCGCCAACAGCTACACCGGCGTAACCTACTCAGGCACCTGGAGCAATGCGCTCAGTAATTCTCAGAGCGGAGCTGGAAACGCTGTAGGTTCAACTTATCTCGCAACAATAACCTCCAGACTTGAAAATTCCATAGCAAGCAGAGCTGTAAACTACCAGGAATCCTGGCTGGGAGCGCGACGCGTAACCGGCATCGGAACTGACAACCAGTGGCGATGGGTTACTGGTCCTGAAGGCACAGCAAACAGCGGCGCAGGAACAACCTTCTTCATCCAGACCGGTAATGGGATTGGTAACGTCATCAGCGGATATTTTTCGAACTGGAGCAGTAGCGAACCGAACAACTATGTCAGCGGAGCAGGGAACACCGACTACGCACTGGAATATGAGTCAGTACTGCAATTTACAGGTACCCAAGGACAGTGGAATGACTTGACTGGCGGACCTTCTTACACTATCAACACGCCGCAGACTCTCAGCTACTATGTCAAAGAAACCAATCAGGCAGCTTCACCTCTAACGATCAATGCAGGCGCTGGTACGGTCACATTCTCCGGGGCTGTGGGTACAAGCAAGGCACTGGCGTCCCTGGATGTCACATCTACATCAGGTATTGCCATCAACGGCGGCGCGGTCACAACAGAAGGTCTGCAAACCTACAATGGCAACGTTACACTCGGCTCAGCCTCGACAACACTGACCCAGACCAATGCTAATGTCGATTTTACCTTGGCTACAGGAAAGAGCATAACCAACGCAACAGGGGCAGATGCAGATTTAACTATCAAAACAACCCGCAGCATTATTATGGAATCCGGCAGTTTAATAAGTTCATCGTCTGGTAGGCTTAACACCATTATGTGGTCTGACAGTGATGGTTCTGACAGCGGTCACATTTATTTTGCTGGGACAAACAGCATTTCTACAAATGGGGGAGGCATATGGATGGGTGGCGGTTCAGGCACCGCACAATGGACACCATACGAAGGGGCTGGCTTACTGACAGTTGGAAACGGTTATGCAGTTAGTGATGGCACATATATAGGTGGCGAATGGTCATATCGGGGTGGCATAGAGATGTCAAATGCGACCAACCTGACCTCATCAGGCGGCAATATTAATCTTTATGGAAAAGGTTATGATGCACCCAGCAATTTTGCCGCAGGTGTCTATTTTAGAGGCGGCACAATCGATGCGGGAACTGGTAAAATAGTTATTGATGGAATATCAAGAGGAAGTGGCGAAGGCCTGAATTCACAGGCGGTTTCTATGGCGGCGGCTGTAAACATCAAATCAACAAATGCAGGAGCAGACGCTATTACTATTACAGGTGATGCATCTTCAGCTGTAAGTCCCGATTCAGCGGCTATTGGTATCAATATGCCAATAAATGGGACTATTCAGTCAACAGGCGGGGGAGGCATTACTCTTATTGGGAAGGGTGGTACTGCCCCCTACAGCCCGGGTTTTCAGATGAATAATGCTAACGTGCTAGCCAACAGCGGCCCAATAAATTTTACAGGGGTGGTTACAAACACCTCAGATCAAAAGAGTTTTTATGGCGGGGATAGCTTTACCATAGGCTATAAGGCAGGAACAGATGTGACGGCCTCCACGAGTGATATTACGCTCACCGGCGACACAGCGGATTTGGGCGGGTCTTTTGCCCTGTCAAGCGCCGGTAAGCTCCTAATTCAACCATACACCGCATTAAACACAATCGGTATTGCAGGCGGCACAGGGACTTTAAGCCTTCCTGCAAGTTACTTCTCTACCAACTTTACGAATGGCTTTTCCAGCATCACCATTGGCAGCGCCAATGCCGGCAATATAAACATCGGCAACACAGCGCTGACTTACAACGATCCGCTGACGTTGAAGACAGCCGGAAATATCACGACCAACAGCGAGGCAACCGTCACAGGCGGCATGGACCAGACTGCGCATCTGACACTGTGGGCGGATGCGGATGCTAATAACGATGGTTACATCTTCCTTTACGATGGCAGCGCAATTGATACCAACGGCGGTGATATTGTGATGGCTGGTGGGGCAGATGGCAATAGCGATGGCAGACCTGATGGGTTTGCGACTTCGGCCACATCAGATATAAGCGGAGTCAGTATCGGTAGATTGAATGGTGCTGCAACTGCTGGAACAACCATCTTGTCTGATGGCGGAGATATCTTTATAAAAGGCAAATCTTCGGGTGGTGGTGTTGGAATGGGGATAAACTACTCTCATAGCGGAGTATTAGATGCCGGAAGCGGTACCCTGACTATGATAGGTGAATCCTCCTCATATAATGCCATTGAATTATCCGCATGGATTGCCGGTGTAGCTGAAGGCAGTTATTTAGATATCAATGCGAACACTATTAGCATGAGTGGCATAAGTAGCGCATCTGGAAGAAGCGGTCTTAACAGCTCACAATTAAATAATCGATATACCCGAATAACATCCGGGCCAGGAGGCATAAGCTTTTATGGTGAGAACACAGCAGATACAAGCAAGGGTATCAGTGTCTCACTTAATGCCTCGACGAGTGGTGGTGATATCACGATGGTTTCGCCAAACAACGTAGAACTTTATACCGGAAGCAACAATAAAAGTATTAATGCTGGAACTGGCGATATATCGATCACGGCCAATACTCTCAGCATTCAAAATGGCACTACACTCTCCGGCAACGGAACCCTGGCCATCGAACCTTACACCGCAGGCCGAGCGATTAATATCGGCACTACCGGTGCCAACACCCTGGACATTGCCTCCAGTTATTTTTTCACCAATTTTACGAACGGGTTTTCAGACATCACTATCGGCAATGCAACATCCGGTGCTACCACAGTTGGCAGCGCGACTACTTTTAATGACAACATCACACTAATTAACAATTCCAACATCGCAATCAATGGAGCTGTGACTGCAAATGAAAATCTGACCCTGACCGGAAACGGCGCAGTCTCTCAGACCGCCGCGCTTAACATTATTGGTAACACAGCTATCACAGCGGGCAGTGCAAACAACATTACTCTCAGCAATGTCGGTAATAACTTTAATGGCGCAGTGTCAGTCACATCTGGAAATAATGTTTCGATTATTGACAGTAACACGATGACACTCAGTTCAATTAATGTGGATGGAGAAATTGATATCGCAACATTAACCGGCGACCTTTCACTGACCAGTGTGGTTACCACAACTAATGCCACAGCCGACGCCATCTCGCTCAATGCAGGTAAAAATACAGCAGCAGGCACATCAACCGGCGGAAATATCCTCATCAGTGGCGGCTCAATAAACTTTGGAGCGGGAGGCACTGCAAAACTTTATTCAGGGGATGTTTCTGACAGCACCGGCCTTGCAGCACTTGTGGGTTCAGGAAGCGGCAGATTCAGGTATAACGCAGATGAAACTACAGACTTTTCATCAGGCGGCTGGACAGCTCTTAACACTGGGCTCAATGCCATATACCGTGAACAACCCATCATTACTGTCACCCCGAGCAGCGGACAGACGGTCACCTATGGATCAGGTCCTGGCAGCGTCTATACCCACTCCGGTTACTTGAACGGCGACAGTTCCACTAGTACATCTGGAACCGTGACATGGACATTGAGCGGTACCTTATCAACCGCGGGCTATGCAACCGTCGGAACTCACGACATTATTTACAGCAGTGGACTCACCAACAGCCTCGGCTATGGCTTTTCAGACAATGCCGGAAGCACTGATGAACTGACGGTTAATCAGAGGTCAATAACTATCTCAGGTATTACCGCTACGAACAAGGTCTATGATGCAAATACCACAGCAACAGTAGATACCACTGGCGCAGCAGGCTGGCTGGCAGGGGATACAGTTACTGTCTCTGCATCAGGTCTGTTTGATAATAAAAACGTTGGTACAGGCAAGACAGTAAACCTTACAAGCAGCTATGGCGGTGGTGATTTAGGGAACTACTCCATTACTGATCAAGCAACCACAACAGCTAATATAACCCAAAGGCTAATCACCATCTCAGGTATAACAGCCGCAAACAAGGTCTATGACGCCAATACCACAGCAACAGTAGACACCACCAGCGCAGCAGGCTGGCTGGCAGGTGACGCAGTGACTGTCTCTGCTTCCGGTCTGTTTGAAAATAAAGACGTAGGGACAGGAAAGACAGTTAACCTGACAAGCAGTTATGGTGGAGCGGACGCGGGTAACTACTCTATTACTAATCAGGCAACCACAACAGCAGACATAACCCAGAGGGCAATCACCATTTCCGGTATTACCGCTACGAACAAGGTCTATGATACCAATACCACAGCAACTGTAGACACTACCGGTGCAGCAGGCTGGATAGTCGGAGATACAGTGACTGTCTCTGCATCCGGTCTGTTTGATAACAAAAACGTGGGTACAGGAAAGACTGTTACACTTACCAGTAGTTATGGCGGAACAGATTTAGGAAACTACTCTATTACTAATCAGGCAACCACAACAGCAGACATAACCCAGAGGCCAATAAATATCTCAGGTATTACTGCTGCAAACAAGGTCTATGATGCAAATAGAACAGCAACAGTTGACACTACCGGCGCAACAGGGTGGCTGGCAGGGGACACTGTGACTGTCTCTGCATCAGGTCTGTTTGATAATAAAAATGTGGGAACAGGTAAGACTGTTACCCTGACCAGCACATATGGCGGGGCAGATTCGGGTAACTACTCTATTACTGATCAGGCAACCACAACAGCAAACATAACCCAGAGGGCAATCACCATTTCCGGTATTACCGCCGAAAACAAGGTCTATGATGCAAATAGAACAGCAACAGTTGACACTACCGGCGCAGCAGGGTGGCTGGCAGGGGACACTGTGACTGTCTCTGCATCCGGCCTGTTTGATAATAAAGACGTGGGTGCAGGAAAGACAATTAACCTGACAAGCAGTTATGGTGGAGCGGACACGGGTAACTACTCTATTACAGATCAGGCCACAACAACAGCTAACATAACCCAGAGGGCAATAAATATCTCAGGTATTACAGCCGCAAACAAGGTCTATGATGCAAATACCACTGCAACAGTAGATACCACCAGTGCAGCAGGCTGGCTGGCAGGAGACACAGTGACTGTCTCCGCATCCGGCCTGTTTGATAATAAAGACGTGGGTGCAGGAAAGACAATTAACCTGACAAGCAGTTATGGTGGAGCGGACGCAGGAAACTACTCTATTACTGATCAGGCCACAACAACAGCTAACATAACCCAGAGGGCAATAAATATCTCAGGTATTACTGCTGCAAACAAGGTCTATGACGCAAATACCACAGCAACAGTAGACACCACCGGCGCATCAGGATGGCTGGCAGGAGACACGGTGACTGTCTCTGCTTCAGGTCTGTTTGATAACAAAAACGTAGGAACCGGAAAGACTGTTACACTTACCAGCAGTTATGGCGGAACAGATTTAGGTAACTACTCAATAACTGATCAGGCAACCACTACTGCAAACATTACACAAAAATCATTGACCGCCACCTACACCGGAATAGACAAGGTGTATGATGGTACTACAAATGCCCAGGTAGCAGCCTATTCTGCTGATGTTATAGCGGGCGATATTGTAAACTTTATCCAGAGTGCAGCTTTTACAGACAAAGATGCAGGGATTGGAAAAACCATAGATGTAACAGATATCAACCTTTCAGGAATCGATTCAGCAAACTACAACCTGCAAAATACCACATCTACGACCACTGCTAATATTGCACCTGCCCTGCTGACTGTAACTGCCAGTGATGATACCAGGGTTTTCAATAATGTTACATACAGCGGAGGTAACGGAGTAACATATACCGGTTTTGTCAATAATGAGACAAATGCTATACTGAATGGAATACTTGAATATGGCGGGACAAGTCAGGGGGCAGTTAATCCCGGCCTGTATGATATCGAGCCTTTTGGTCTGACCTCGAATAACTATGATATTAACTTTTTAAGCGGTCAACTTGCAATTATCAGTGAAACGAATGTGGAAATTGACATGGTTTCGAGAGACAGACAAAACGGCATTAACAGTACCGGCCAGGATCACGCCTCTATATCAGGAGGTTCCTTTACCTCTTTGCTGGGGCCGGGAGCAGGCAGTTCGGCAATGGCCGGTTATGCCGGATTTGAGGTTATGTCCCTTAACATTACAGAAACCGGTGCATTTTCACTCTCATCAGAAAGTGGAAGCACAATAATAAGCTTTATGCCTGGTCCAGAAGGCGGGAGCATCATGAATAGCGGAGGAGCTTCATCTGGCGAAATAAAAACCATCATTAATTCAATGCCTGTTTTTGAGCAGATTGGGCCCGCTGACCCGGTCTGGATCAATAACTACACAATAAGCAAGGATAATCAGGCGTTATCGGCTGCCCCAAATAACAGTGTGGAAATGGAAGTGCTTACCAGATACAGGATGCCTGAAAAGCAATATCCCTTTACACTTAACCTGCAGGATGGAATGTCTGTTCAGTATACCGCTGGTATTACTGATGAGGGATATATGGTGATCAGCTTCTCTTCATCTCATGGTGGTGTGGATATCGAAAAGATTATCCTTATGGGTATTGCTGTAGTTGAGAAAGAGATAAAGGAAAAGTCGGATAATATCAGGGGAGTAGTAATAGTAAAAAGGCCTCATGCAATATAA